The following are from one region of the Camelus dromedarius isolate mCamDro1 chromosome 34, mCamDro1.pat, whole genome shotgun sequence genome:
- the LOC116150130 gene encoding LOW QUALITY PROTEIN: olfactory receptor 8D4-like (The sequence of the model RefSeq protein was modified relative to this genomic sequence to represent the inferred CDS: inserted 1 base in 1 codon; substituted 1 base at 1 genomic stop codon), with protein sequence MGLRNQSTVTEFLLSGLTDQPELXLPLFCLFLGIYVVTVVGNLGMISIIGLSSQLHTPMYYFLSSLSXLDFCYSSVITPKMLAGFLCRDQVISYSGCMTQLFFFCICVISECYMLAAMAYDRYVAICSPLLYNVIMSPKVCSLLVAAVFSVGFTDALIHGGCILRLTFCESNIIQHYFCDIVPLIKLSCSSTYINEPLIFVIGGFNMVATSLIIIISYTFILASILRIHSKEGRSKAFSTCSSHLTAVLIFYGSLMSMYLKPASSSSLAQEKVSSPFYTNVIPMLNPLIYSLRNKEVKNALMKLLRRKISS encoded by the exons ATGGGTTTAAGAAATCAATCCACAGTGACGGAGTTTCTTCTTTCAGGATTAACTGACCAACCAGAGCTTTAGCTgcctctcttctgcctcttcttgGGGATTTATGTAGTCACCGTGGTGGGAAACCTGGGTATGATCTCAATAATTGGGCTGAGTTCTCAACTCCACACGCCCATGTACTATTTCCTCAGTAGTTTGT TTTTAGATTTCTGCTACTCCTCTGTCATTACCCCCAAAATGCTGGCAGGGTTTTTATGCAGAGATCAAGTTATCTCCTACTCTGGATGCATGACTCAGctgttctttttctgtatttgtgtCATTTCTGAGTGCTACATGCTGGCAGCAATGGCCTATGATCGCTATGTTGCCATCTGCAGCCCCCTGCTCTACAATGTCATCATGTCCCCCAAGGTGTGTTCCCTGCTGGTGGCTGCTGTCTTCTCGGTAGGTTTTACTGATGCTCTGATTCATGGAGGTTGTATATTAAGGTTGACTTTCTGTGAATCAAACATCATTCAGCATTATTTCTGTGACATCGTTCCTCTTATTAAACTCTCCTGTTCCAGCACTTACATCAATGAGCCTTTGATTTTTGTCATTGGAGGATTTAACATGGTGGCCACCAGCTTGATAATCATCATTTCATACACTTTTATCCTCGCCAGCATCCTCCGCATCCACTCTAAAGAGGGCCGGTCCAAAGCCTTCAGCACCTGCAGCTCCCACTTGACAGCTGTCCTCATATTTTATGGGTCTCTCATGTCCATGTATCTCAAACCTGCTTCCAGCAGTTCACTCGCCCAGGAGAAAGTGTCCTCACCATTTTACACCAACGTGATTCCCATGTTGAATCCCCTGATTTACAGTCTGAGgaacaaggaagtgaaaaatgCACTGATGAAActcttaagaagaaaaatatcttcataa
- the LOC135319896 gene encoding olfactory receptor 10N1-like, which yields MSSHTQLSEFMLLGIPQTEGLKTLLSAIFSFTYLFTLLGNLLILTAIVPSSTLHTPMYFFLGLLSIFDMLFPSVTCPKMLLYLSGQSKAISYKGCALQLFFYHFLGSAEGCLYSVMAYDRFVAICHPLRYLLIMRPGPCVGLVMAAWTVGCLHATILTSFTFQLPYCGPNRVDYFFCDIPAVLPLACTDSSLAQRVGSTNVSFLVLMFRFSVCVSYTRTGIAILRIRSAEGRQKPFSTCSAHLTAILCAYGPAVIVYLQPTPNPLLGATVQILNNIVSPMLNSLIYSLRNREVKSSLKRVFHNVVLTALE from the coding sequence ATGAGCAGCCACACACAGCTGAGTGAGTTCATGCTACTGGGAATACCTCAGACAGAGGGACTGAAGACTCTgctctctgccatcttctcattCACTTACCTCTTCACCCTGCTTGGCAACTTACTCATCCTTACAGCAATTGTTCCCTCCTCTACCCTTCACACCCCCATGTATTTCTTCTTGGGACTCCTGTCTATTTTTGACATGTTGTTCCCATCTGTGACCTGTCCCAAGATGCTACTCTATCTCTCTGGCCAGAGCAAAGCCATTTCTTATAAGGGATGTGCTTTACAGCTCTTCTTCTATCATTTCCTGGGTTCTGCCGAAGGCTGCCTCTACTCCGTGATGGCTTACGATCGCTTTGTTGCCATCTGTCACCCGCTGAGGTATCTGCTCATCATGAGACCTGGACCCTGTGTTGGTTTGGTCATGGCAGCTTGGACAGTGGGTTGTCTTCATGCCACCATCCTGACTTCCTTTACCTTTCAGTTACCCTATTGTGGCCCCAATCGGGTGGACTACTTCTTCTGTGACATTCCCGCTGTCTTACCCCTGGCTTGTACTGACAGCTCCCTGGCCCAGAGAGTGGGTTCCACTAATGTCAGCTTTCTGGTTTTGATGTTTCGGTTCAGTGTTTGTGTCTCCTACACACGCACTGGGATTGCCATTTTGAGAATCCGCTCCGCAGAGGGCAGGCAGAAACCTTTCTCTACCTGCAGTGCCCACCTCACTGCAATCCTCTGTGCCTATGGACCTGCAGTCATTGTCTACCTGCAGCCCACACCCAACCCCTTGCTTGGTGCCACGgtgcaaatattaaataatattgtcTCACCCATGCTGAACTCGTTAATCTATTCCTTAAGGAACAGGGAAGTGAAAAGCTCCTTAAAAAGGGTTTTCCACAATGTAGTATTGACTGCTCTGGAATAA